Proteins from a genomic interval of Paenibacillus sp. FSL H8-0048:
- a CDS encoding stage II sporulation protein M: MATILFIAGGILGWIGTGSLQQLLNEQLKGISKISGNLRESSNPQWSFFVFIFLNNSIKSVVIIYLGALFGLLPAFFLLINGAVIGYLIHLSAIQGQDLFTLIVKGLLPHGIIEIPAIIIACAFGLKFGSKVLSALFGAMKRSGGEPVNWQAFMRQTFTASIWIVILLFVAAIIESTITFWLLS, translated from the coding sequence ATGGCCACAATTCTATTCATAGCGGGGGGAATCTTGGGCTGGATCGGTACAGGAAGTCTTCAGCAGCTGCTGAATGAGCAATTGAAGGGAATCAGTAAGATTAGCGGGAATCTTAGAGAGTCGTCCAATCCGCAGTGGAGCTTTTTTGTATTCATTTTTCTGAACAATAGTATCAAAAGCGTAGTCATCATTTATCTGGGAGCCCTATTCGGTCTCTTGCCGGCATTCTTCCTGCTCATCAACGGTGCAGTTATCGGCTATCTGATTCATTTGTCTGCGATACAGGGACAGGATCTGTTCACGCTGATTGTAAAAGGACTGCTGCCGCACGGCATCATTGAGATTCCGGCCATCATCATTGCCTGCGCCTTTGGACTGAAGTTCGGCAGTAAGGTGCTCTCTGCACTCTTTGGAGCGATGAAGCGGAGCGGGGGAGAGCCGGTGAACTGGCAGGCCTTTATGCGGCAGACCTTCACCGCCTCAATCTGGATCGTGATTCTGTTATTTGTTGCAGCAATCATCGAGAGCACAATTACATTTTGGCTTTTATCATAA